The following are from one region of the Pocillopora verrucosa isolate sample1 chromosome 3, ASM3666991v2, whole genome shotgun sequence genome:
- the LOC131790815 gene encoding zinc finger MYM-type protein 3-like, whose protein sequence is MDESSSRFRIPKSSNEEKASIINSVPKSTVYKNKWAIQIFREWQGQRAHKTCTIEPGGVFIGEDIGLDVQELTESIENMNVKSLNYWLCKFVQEVANKSGGRYPSRRLHNIVCGLKRFLVEKNGEGALNPLAVSDKRFGIFRRVLDAEMKDATRCGLTVLTEKDEEEAITDEEEDLFWSKGLMGTGSSNSLLNTVYFYNGKLFGLRGGEHRNITVRNIRVSDDCLRFEESSSKSFHGGICDLKYDPHAVTHICHERGQTHARCLVEVYRLYLGFCDFPCKMDKAFYFRPKKNRLGFDNVPVGINTLNQILPNMCSVAGIRKKTAHCLRVTCATSLFNAGVDEKLIRERTGHRSNALFQYEKANREQMVKVSSILGTEKEDEDPFENLDEPEPNDDELFYADTYEKEQAGIDSATYEPVFGSSDNEEDFYGF, encoded by the exons ATGGATGAGTCAAGTTCAAGGTTTCGGATTCCCAAAAGTTCTAACGAAGAAAAGGCGTCTATTATCAATTCTGTTCCGAAATCTACGGTTTACAAGAACAAATGGGCGATACAGATTTTTCGAGAATGGCAAGGCCAAAGAGCACACAAGACTTGCACTATTGAGCCAGGCGGAGTGTTCATAGGTGAAGACATTGGTTTGGATGTGCAAGAGTTGACTGAAAGCATTGAAAACATGAATGTCAAAAGTCTAAACTACTGGCTATGCAAGTTCGTTCAGGAGGTTGCAAATAAGTCGGGTGGACGATATCCCTCTCGGAGGCTTCACAATATTGTCTGCGGCTTAAAACGTTTCTTGGTGGAGAAAAATGGCGAGGGCGCATTAAATCCATTGGCTGTCAGTGACAAAA GGTTTGGGATATTTCGCCGAGTTTTGGACGCTGAGATGAAAGATGCAACTCGATGCGGCCTTACTGTTTTAACAGAGAAGGACGAGGAAGAAGCCATCACagacgaagaagaagatttGTTCTGGAGCAAAGGCTTAATGGGAACTGGTTCTTCGAATTCGTTATTAAATACAGTATATTTCTATAATGGGAAGCTGTTTGGTTTACGCGGAGGGGAACATAGGAATATTACTGTAAGAAATATAAGGGTAAGCGATGATTGTCTTAGATTTGAAGAAAGCAGCTCAAAGAGTTTCCATGGCGGTATTTGTGATCTCAAGTACGATCCTCATGCTGTGACGCATATTTGTCATGAAAGGGGTCAAACTCATGCTCGTTGTTTGGTTGAAGTTTATCGACTGTATTTGGGTTTTTGtgattttccttgtaaaatggACAAAGCATTTTACTTTAGGCCCAAGAAGAATCGTTTAGGGTTTGATAATGTTCCAGTTGGAATTAATACTTTGAATCAAATTTTGCCAAACATGTGTTCAGTTGCAGGAATTAGAAAGAAAACCGCCCATTGTCTTAGAGTAACATGTGCCACATCGCTCTTTAATGCTGGGGTTGACGAAAAACTAATTCGTGAACGCACAGGTCATCGTTCAAACGCTCTTTTTCAGTATGAGAAAGCTAACAGAGAACAAATGGTCAAGGTTTCCTCAATTTTAGGAACAGAAA aggaagatgaagaCCCCTTTGAGAACTTGGATGAGCCAGAGCCAAATGATGACGAGTTGTTCTATGCTGACACTTACGAGAAGGAACAAGCAGGAATTGATTCTGCAACGTATGAACCGGTTTTTGGAAGCAGTGATAATGAGGAGGACTTCTATGGCTTCTAA